Part of the Candidatus Brocadia sinica JPN1 genome, AAAATCGCACCATCAAATCCTAGCTGGGTGTTGAACTCCTTTGCGCTGTTAACGGCGTCCTGACCCGTCATCGAATCACAAACAAAATAGATCTGTTCCGGCTGGAGTTTTTCTTTGATCTCCTTTAATTCCAACATCAGTTCGTCATCGATGTGTAACCTTCCTGCAGTATCAAGGATAACAACATCATTTGCATTTTCCCTGGCATGCTTGACCGCATTCTTGCATATCTTCACAGGCTGAGAATTCGTTTCAAAGTACACCGGGACATTGAGTTGTTGACCCAGCACCTTCAACTGCTCAATTGCAGCGGGCCGCTGCACATCCGCGGCCACGAGCAGGGGTTTTCTCCCTTTCGAAAGTATCGTTTTGGCAAGTTTTCCCGCCGTAGTAGTCTTTCCGCTACCCTGTAACCCCACCAGCATGATCAACATCGGCTCGCCATCCTTAAAAGGAATCGATGTATCAGACTCCCCCATCAGTTTAATCAGCTCATCGTGAACAATCTTGATAACCTGCTGGCCTGGGGCAATACTCTTAATCACTTCTTCACCAACAGCGCGCTCCGTAGCATGCTGAATAAAATCCTTAACGACTTTATAATTTACATCTGCCTCGAGGAGCGCCAAGCGTACCTCATGCAACCCATCCTTGATGTTGGCCTCCGTCAGACGCCCCTTCCCGCGAAGTTTGCTGAAAACACCTTCCAGGCTATTTGTAATTGCCTCAAACATAAACCCTTAAATCCAATATCTCAACAATGAAATAGGTAAATATAAACCTAAAACTCCTATTATAGGTAATTACTATAAATATTCAAATGAATTTTTATCACTATTATAAAATTCTATTGCAGAATGTTAGCCGGTCTGTTAAAATTTTCAGCGTGTTCAGGATACTTGGTTATCTCGTTTTTATTTATGCGTTCTATGAACGCATTGTTTATTTTAGGAGAAAGCAATGAAGGAAGGAATTCATCCGGAATATAGAGAAACTATTGTGACATGTGGATGTGGTGAGACTTTCAAGACACGGTCAACAAAACAGAAAATTGCTGTAGAAGTCTGTTCAAAGTGCCACCCCTTTTATACAGGCAGGCAGAAGTTTGTCGATAGCGCAGGCCAAATAGAAAAGTTTCACAAGAGGTTTCAAAAGAGTCAAAAGGCTGAAGAAGTTGTAAAACAAAAATGAATGATAAGTTGTTAAAAAAGTTAGAAAAAATATACGAAAGATATACTGAGCTGGAAAGACTGTTGTCTGACCCTGAGGTGATTGCAGATTCGGGTCGTTATACCACATGTATAAAGGAGCACGGCAGCCTTTCGAAAATGGCAAACAAATACCTGCAACTAACGGAAACCCTTGCCAGGAAAAAGGAAACTGAGGGCCTTTTGGCCCAGGAAAGCGAAGATAAGGAATTAGCCAAGATGGCTCAGGATGAGTTAGGATTCCTGGAAAAACAGGAAGAAGCCTTGTTTGATGAAATCAAGGGGTTGTTCATCACGGAGGATAAAATCTCCGGCAAAAACGTGATTGCCGAAATACGTGCCGGTACAGGCGGCGAGGAGGCAGCTATCTTTGCGGCCGATCTGTTCCGCATGTACACCAAATATGCAGAGAATCAGGGGTGG contains:
- the ffh gene encoding signal recognition particle protein → MFEAITNSLEGVFSKLRGKGRLTEANIKDGLHEVRLALLEADVNYKVVKDFIQHATERAVGEEVIKSIAPGQQVIKIVHDELIKLMGESDTSIPFKDGEPMLIMLVGLQGSGKTTTAGKLAKTILSKGRKPLLVAADVQRPAAIEQLKVLGQQLNVPVYFETNSQPVKICKNAVKHARENANDVVILDTAGRLHIDDELMLELKEIKEKLQPEQIYFVCDSMTGQDAVNSAKEFNTQLGFDGAILTKLDGDTRGGAALSIRAVTGKPIKFVGIGEKLDRLEEFHPDRMASRILGMGDVVSLVERAQQAIDLEEAQKLSRKIQDDSLSLDDFLMQLQQIKKMGPIKEVLGMIPGMGNKMDGLNVDEKQLLRVEAIIRSMTIQERSVPDIINGSRRQRIANGSGTTIQDVNQLLKQFKSMKKLMKHFKGNEKSLKKMKQLSNSLPFGKGMMR
- the rpmE gene encoding 50S ribosomal protein L31, yielding MKEGIHPEYRETIVTCGCGETFKTRSTKQKIAVEVCSKCHPFYTGRQKFVDSAGQIEKFHKRFQKSQKAEEVVKQK